The sequence below is a genomic window from Pithys albifrons albifrons isolate INPA30051 chromosome 21, PitAlb_v1, whole genome shotgun sequence.
AGCAGCGTGTTCATGGTGGCCACGCGCTTGGGGTCCACATCAAAGGCAAAGATCTGGCTGAAAGGCAGAGCCCGGTGCCCAAAGGAGGCATGAACATGTCACCCAGCCCTGTGAACCCACAGGCACCAGGGGGCACAGTCTGGGAGCTGATCCCCACCCCCCAACAGGAGTACAGAGCACAGCCGTGGTCAGGAGCTGGGAGTGAATCCCTGCGTGACTTCACATCCCCTCAGGTGCTTCCAGCAGCCCAGCACTGTCAGAGCCACTAGCTCACCTGAGGTTTTGCAGCAGGATGCTAAGCTGCAGCTCTTCCTGCCCTCCTCATGCTCTCTGTGGGCTCAGAGGGATCAGGGCcacctttccccctccctccacccccacACACCCTCACCCCTTGTTCTTCAGGATGGCAGCCAGGTGGCTGGTCTTGTtcccaggggcagcacaggcatCGATGACGTGggagccagcagcagggctgagcaggaaggcagggaggcagctggCCTGCAAGAGGGCAAAACCCATGAGAAGGGTGGGCAGCAACATCACAGCTCCTCCTCAGGGCACGGCTGACACTGCAGGGTCACAGGGACCACAGTGACACAGGGCCAAGGCCGCCACCACCCTACACTGAAAgccttgcccagaccacagccccGTGCTCCTCCCAGTTGCTGGTCCCCAGGAATTCACCCCAAACCTACAGGCTATGGAAGCAAAGCCCCAGGGAAGGCTGCACTCAGTTTCTGCTCAGACTGAAGCGCTGCAGCAATTCCCAGACTTAGTGAATGGAGCTGACCCTCCACCCCATCAATGCTTTTCCCACCCCTGCAGCCTCCTGTTCCCCAGTTGCCCCACCTTGTCCTGCAGAATTATGTGTCCTGAAGTGTACAGCAGGTTGTCATGGAGGTCTGTCTGTGGAGGGAAAACCAGCAGCTCCGGGAGATGAAGATCCAGCaagaacttctttccagagagggCCCTCAGCTCCTCCACGCTGCCCATGAGACACAGGGAGATAAATACACACAGTCCTGGCTCACCAtgcccacagcagagccctcatcccacagctcctccccagctccagccagcaCCTGGAGAGGCAGAAACTAAGAGTGTGGGGTGATGGAAATCCCAACCCAGCCACTCTCAGCACCAGTACCAACAACCCTTCAATCCACTGGCCCTCATCCCAAGCCCTTGCCACTTGCAGACACCCCAGGTAAGGCAGGAGAGCAGAACGAACCCCTCACCTGGCTGCCTTGCCCAGGTAAGAGTATCCCTGGCGCTTGAAGAAGTCGATCACATCATCCACACAAGTCTTCAGGGTGTTGACCCGGACGTAGCGCGGCAACTGGGAGGCTGTGGGGGGCCAGGCGGGTCAgacacagcccctgcagggctCCTCCCAGCACGtggtgcccacccagccccGAGCCCACTCACCCGCGGCACTCGCCGCCTGCTCCGGGGCCAGCAGGTCCTCGTTGCGGCTCACCTTGTGCCGCACCTTCAGCCGGGCCAGCTCGGCCTCCAGCCGCGCCCGGTGCCGCCGGGCCAGCGCCTTCCAGCGGCCCCCGCACTTGAGCCCTTTGCCGAAGAGCAGGTCGTACACCAGCACCTGCGGGGAGGGCACGGCGTGAGCCCCCGGGACATCCCGGCCCGGGGACATCGCGACTCCTGGCACATCCCGGCCCGGGGACATCGCGAatcctggcacatccctgcccGGAGACATGATGGCCCCAGGAGCATCCCGACTCCTGGGACATCCCGGCCCCGGGGACATCATCCTGGGACACGGCGGCTCCAGGGACATTCTGGCCCCAGGGACCCCGCGGCTTCGGGACATCCCAGCCCCGGGGACATGCTGGTTACGGGGACATCCCGACTCCTGGGACATCGCGACTCCTGGGACATCCCGGTCCGGGGACATCCCGACTCCTGGGACATCCCGGCCTCAAGGACATCCCGGCCCCAGGGACCCCTCGCCCCTTGCGTACCTTGGCCAGCTGCGGCTGCAGCTTCTTCTCGGCCTGCAGCAACGCGGCGCCATCCAGGAGTTTCTGCAGCACCGGCGCGTAGCGGAGGGTCTCGGACACGAGCGCGTACAGCTGCCGGACATGctgcggggcggccgcgggtCAGCGGCACCGGGAGCGGCACCGGGAGTGCCCCCCGGGCCTCAGCCCCTTCCCCGGCTCCCACCCTCCCGTCCCCCGCGCTCCCCCGTCCCCACCGGGAAGCCGCTGTTGTACACGAGGCTCTTGAGGCCGCCCTGGCCGCTCTCCAGCCCCGCCAGCACCGCGGCGGCCGCGCTGTACAGCGCCATGTGCGCCCGTCGGGTCCGCCGCGACGGGAGGGGGCGAGCGCGGCCCCCTCGGCATCCGGGCCCGGCTTCGGTTCCGGCTCCGGGATCCGCCTTCGGCATCCGGGTCCACCTCCGGGGTCGGGAGCGGCGTCCGGCGGGGCAGAAGGcgggtgggcagggctggacggggggcacgggggcaGCGGCCGTGGGCTCAGAGAACATCAGGCTGGACTCAAAGAGCATCAATCTGAACTCAAAGAACATCAGTCTGGACTCAAAGAACATCAGTCTGAACTCAACGAACATCAGTCTGGACTCAAAGAGCATCAGTCTGGACTCAAAGAACATCAGTCTGGACTCAAAGAGCATCAGTCTGGACTCAAAGAACATCAGTCTGAACTCAGCATCAGTCTGGACTCAAAGAACATCAATCTGAACTCAGCATCAGTCTGGACTCAAAGAACATCATTCTGAACTCAAAGAGCATCAATCTGAACTCAAAGAACATCAGTCTGAACTCAAAGAACATCAGTCTGGACTCAAAGAACATCAGTCTGGACTCAAAGAACATCAGTCTGgactcaaagaaaataaatctgaacaTAAAGAACGTAAATCTGAActcagagaaaataaacttaAGGAGTTGCTCCCCAGGGAGAGGGCAGGCTGTCCCAACCGGGCTGCAGTCACGCATTGCCAGGGCTGTTTGGTGACTCGAGTCACGCTCGGGGGACAGCCCGTCttcaattctgggctggaaaatggcaatttcccggacccgcacgtgcCAAGAACGCTTGAGCTTCGCGCCGAGAtaaaaggggcagccttgggctctcatgtgccaatgcTGTGGTGCCATTAACactctaaaagcagcaattgctttgtgtcctggcaccttttccccgggaggaatcttcgtaATTACCTTTATTACTGTACATAGGCCTATTACTGTAGCTGAAACTGTTACTTCTTATAACCCCTATGGCCATAATTCCTCATTACCATAATTATCGTTAGTACCGTAATTACCACTGTTACCATAATGGCTATCATTACCGTAATTACCCTTTATTACCGTAATTACCCGTATTACCGTAATTACCCTTTTAACCGTAATTACCCTTTTACCTTACTTACTCTTTTTACCGTAATTACCCTACTCACCGTATTTACCCTTATTACCGTAATTGCCCTTATTattgctttggggttttgtgcCTTTTGGGGGGAATTATTTggttgctttgtttgtttgcttgggggTTTGGTGGAGTTCTTGTCGAGAATGGCGGGACTGGCTGCGCAAGAACTACATCCCCCAGCATGCACCGCGGCGCTCTGTGACGTTCCCCTTTCCCATTGGCCCGGCCTCTCTGAGGGGCGTGTCCCTCCCCCTCGTGGCGCTAAAGCGGGGCCGCTGCTCGGAGCGTGATTGGTCCATTGCGCCTCTCTTTGCGAGCGCTGATTGGCGGAGCAGGCGCGGCGGGGCGTGGCCATGATGGCGGGCAAGGCGTGGGGCGCGCACGGAGAGAAGATGCGGCCGGagcgggaccgggaccgggaccctGACCCTGCCGAGCCCGCGGTACCGACACTGACACTGTCACCGGCGGCCCCACAGCGCATGCAGGACCTGACCGGCGATGGAGGGGTGCGCAAGGAGCAGCTACGCCCCGGCACCGGGCAGTGCGTGCCCCCCGCCGCCTCCGTGGCAGGTACGGCCGGGCCCGGCGGCCCCTGAGCTGTCCCGGGCTTGGGTcagggaggctgtggctgccccatccctggcagtgcccgaGGCCATGCTGGAGGTGTCTCTGCTTGCAGCAGGGGGCACTGGGTGGGCCCTGAAGGCCCGTCCAGCCCGAGCCACTCTGTGGCCCTCGGGGCGCCCCCGAGCCCTCCGGCCCCGTCTCGGTTCTGTGAGCTCGGCCTGGCCGCCCTGAGCAGGGTTTGGGCTGCTCAGCAGCCCCTCGGTGCCCTAATTCACGGTTACCTGAGGCTTTTTAAAATGGCAATTACTGATTCATTCTGCGTTCAGCAGGATTAAGAAAAACCGAAGTCCTTGGAAGTGCgagctggagggagggggtGATGCTCATCCGTGtcacctgtgccaggtgtgggcgGTGTGGCTGGGCATGAGGCCcgtgctgggggcacagagagggcagagcCTGCTGTGAAAGAGCCCCCAAGCCCCAAGGCTGAGGTGCTGGTGGTTGGCAAAGACCAGAAGAAGGACTTCAAAGAGCTGATGTTACACAGTGTTGTGTCTCCCTGTTTCAGGGTATCTGCTCTCCTTATCAGTATTTTAGCACTTGGGATACTCTGTTTAACTTCTTGTGGCTGACAGATTAAAGGAAAGGACATCTTGACCTTGaggaaagcagcatttccagagTCCACCTGTGCTCACAGAGAAGCTTGAAGTGGTTCCTGAagtgcaggggctgggggtgctgtgtCAGGGAACATCTTTACAGTGTGTTTCTGGGGAGAACTGGAGTTACAGATTCAGAGCCTGGAGGGTCCattttcccctttgttcctcTCTCCAGGTCTCCAGCTTTGCTTAGGGAGTGCTTTGTTGAGTATTTCTGCAGATAACTGGGGTATTTTAATTTGCTCAGCTAAAGTTCCCAATTCCTAAAAGCACAAAATTACATCTCTTTACCTCAGGCTTGTGAAGCAGCTGCTTTGTCAGGGGATGGTGTTAAAACCCATGTTGCTGTTACTGGTTGTGAAATCAAACTCTTGCTTTTCTCCCCACTCCTCACTTTGCACAGTGAAGTACTCAGGGTACCTGGGAAACTGGAATAACCCCTTCTGTTCATATGGACACAACAAGTATCCAAAGCTGATGAAACTTGGGAGAGGTAAGTCTGAGCCACAGAGTTTGTCCTGGGGCTTGGGGTTGTACTGAGACATTCCAATTTATGTGCTGTTTCATGTCTTTAGATTGTTTGAAACAGTTCAAGCCCCAGATCCCCCAGGTTCAGGTGGGAGGTGGAATGTGGACCTGCTCCCCCTCTGcctgggaggggcaggggagTGGTTTAAATCACATGTGAGGAGATGCTCTTGCTTTCCAGGCTgggtggggcttggagcaccctggtctagtgggaggtgtccctgcccatggcaggaggtgggctgggtgatctctaaggtcccatcccacccaggccACTCTGGATCTGTCATATCAGGCTGAGGGACCATAATGGATCCACTGACTGTTGTAGCTGCTGAGACAGAAcctcacagaatcccagactattctgagctggaagggacccacaaggatcatccagtccaactcttaagtcaatggcccacacaggggattgaacccatgaccttggcattattacaaccaagtttttaaccaactgagctaattgTTTGAACCTCCCAGGGTGTTCCTTCCTCTCAGGCTTTAGGAGAAATCCTTGTTTGCTCTGTCGGGGGGGTTTGCTACCTGTGACCCTCCCCTGGTTGTGACAGACATCACGCTGtgggggctggagctggggctgctctccatGGCCAGGGGTGAGGTGGCACGCTTTGCCTTTGCCCCCCAATATGCCTACGGGCGCCGGGGCTGCCCCCCCTGCATCCCCCCGGACACCACGGCCCTCTTCGAGGTGGAGCTGCTCGACTTCATCGACTCCGACGAGTGCGACGCCttcttccagctcagccacGTGAGTTGTGCCTTCGGGAGGTTTGAGAGAcctcagggtgggcagggggttGGGTGTGCCCGGGTgaccctccctgctgcccttggTGCCCCTcctgggcagagggagcagcgGGTGCTGCCTTGGTTTgctcctctgagctgcctgGAACCAGTGGAACGGCTCCTGTTGAGTTTTAGCTTGCCCAGAAACCTCCAGGTTGCAACTagagggcagcagctcccaggaatTGCTCTAAGGAGCTCTCTGGAGCAGTCCTGTTGGGTCTGCAGTGTGCCAGTGTCCCTTTGTCCTGGCCCCTTGGCTGCTCTGCCAAGGGCTCCTTCCCTGTTGTTTCCTCCCTGGTGAGTTACGGTGTTGTTGTTAATGCCCCTTTTCATGCCAAGGCCTTTGGGCTGTGGTTGTGGGTCAGTGACTGggccctccctcctgctcccagtacaggttgaggtttttttttcccccacacttGTAGCACTCCCTCC
It includes:
- the NSUN5 gene encoding 28S rRNA (cytosine-C(5))-methyltransferase; its protein translation is MALYSAAAAVLAGLESGQGGLKSLVYNSGFPHVRQLYALVSETLRYAPVLQKLLDGAALLQAEKKLQPQLAKVLVYDLLFGKGLKCGGRWKALARRHRARLEAELARLKVRHKVSRNEDLLAPEQAASAAASQLPRYVRVNTLKTCVDDVIDFFKRQGYSYLGKAASVEELRALSGKKFLLDLHLPELLVFPPQTDLHDNLLYTSGHIILQDKASCLPAFLLSPAAGSHVIDACAAPGNKTSHLAAILKNKGQIFAFDVDPKRVATMNTLLARAGVTGCQLAQQDFLTVDPGDPKYSRVTHILLDPSCSGSGMVTRAPGEEAAPSAERLQALAGFQRRVLSHALNFPALQRLVYSTCSVHREENEDVVQAVLQERGSAFRLVTTFPSWPCRGLGAFPGAESCLRASPAETLTHGFFVAVLERCEEGADAPSSLPVADEENPQPREQTEPGAAPKKRKRKKQRVKE